A genomic window from Paramormyrops kingsleyae isolate MSU_618 chromosome 23, PKINGS_0.4, whole genome shotgun sequence includes:
- the tekt2 gene encoding tektin-2, giving the protein MAALNGKPGQRCSVAEWESSNRLMSNTAAQSRLASQRIRQEGRALRDETANKTQWDKSDSSRRLSERIQEVSNWKGRLESCAQDVDQEIKVLTKIKEEAEQALSATVVPLEVSTECLTIRERRRGRELLIDPVEAELRKEVEVIGRAQRSLQQRIKKAFQRLCFLQEARQQVISDLNSKTEALDVDRTCLSLTVTSADISLKPDPLRVPPGSTTPQQWEQFSRYNVSRAEKEMLASLQLREDIILTIAQVQNELQAQYISTNFALRKQAHHLQQAYDGLLWQQKTTKEEIAELERDICGLEEDLRAKEAPLKLVHTRLENRTMRPGVDLCQDQVQCGLLDEAKQLDGTVTSLKQKLSQAQHSLQILKQHEACMEEDLSCKSDALSLEQQSLETRKHLANVSRDQLASGTVTSLTKSTWDGELQP; this is encoded by the exons ATGGCCGCTCTGAACGGAAAGCCGGGGCAGCGATGCAGCGTGGCGGAATGGGAGAGCAGCAACAGGCTCATGTCTAACACGGCTGCCCAGAGCCGACTGGCATCTCAGCGGATCCGACAGGAAGGAAGAGCTCTGCGGGATGAGACAGCTAATAAG ACTCAGTGGGACAAGAGTGACAGCAGTCGCAGGCTGAGTGAGAGGATCCAGGAGGTGTCCAACTGGAAGGGCAGATTGGAGTCATGTGCACAGGATGTAGACCAGGAGATCAAGGTGCTTACAAAG ATTAAGGAGGAAGCAGAACAGGCCCTATCTGCCACAGTGGTGCCCCTGGAGGTGAGCACAGAGTGCCTGACCATCAGGGAGCGACGGCGGGGCAGGGAGCTCCTCATCGATCCTGTGGAGGCCGAGCTGAGGAAGGAGGTGGAGGTGATCGGCAGGGCGCAGCGGAGCCTGCAGCAGAGAATCAAGAAGGCCTTCCAGCGGCTGTG CTTCTTACAGGAGGCTAGACAGCAGGTTATATCTGACCTGAACAGCAAGACCGAGGCCCTGGATGTTGACAGAACATGCCTGTCGCTCACAGTCACATCAGCTGACATCTCGCTGAAACCCGACCCCCTGCGTGTGCCTCCAGG GTCCACGACTCCCCAGCAGTGGGAGCAGTTCAGCCGGTACAATGTGAGCCGGGCAGAGAAGGAGATGTTGGCCTCTCTGCAGCTGAGGGAGGATATAATTCTGACCATTGCCCAG GTTCAGAATGAACTCCAGGCCCAGTACATCTCCACCAATTTTGCTCTGCGCAAACAGGCTCACCATCTGCAGCAGGCGTACGACGGGTTGCTCTGGCAACAAAAGACT ACCAAGGAAGAGATTGCCGAGCTAGAGCGTGACATCTGTGGGCTGGAAGAAGATCTTCGGGCAAAAGAAGCTCCTCTGAAGTTGGTCCATACTCGCTTGGAGAACAGAACCATGAGACCAGGGGTTGACCTCTGCCAGGACCag GTGCAGTGCGGGCTGCTGGATGAGGCTAAACAGCTCGATGGCACTGTCACATCTCTGAAGCAAAAACTTTCCCAAGCCCA GCACTCCCTGCAGATTCTGAAGCAGCATGAAGCCTGTATGGAGGAGGACCTTTCTTGTAAGTCGGACGCCCTCTCACTGGAGCAGCAGAGCTTGGAAACTAGAAAACACCTGGCAAACGTGAGCCGGGACCAGCTGGCCTCTGGCACCGTCACCTCGCTCACCAAGTCCACctgggatggagagctgcaGCCCTGA